The DNA segment CGTGTGAGGTCGGCGCGCACGAGGCGCTCATCATCAACACCGCGGGGCAGATCGTCGAAGGCACGACCTCGAACGTGTTCGTCGTGAAGGATCGAGCGCTGATCACGCCGCCCGAGGAGGCTGGGATCCTCGCGGGCATCACGCGCGCGCACATCCTCGCGATCGCGGGCGAGGCGGGGCTCTCCGTCGAGTTACGCCCGCTCCAGCCCGACGACGTGCGCTCGGCGGACGAGGTCTTCCTCTCCTCGAGCTTGCGCGAAATCCTCCCCGTCGTCGCGGTCGACGGCGCGCCGATCGGCGACGGCAAACCGGGCCCGCACACGCGTGCGCTGCACCTCGTGTTCCGGCGACACGTGGGCATGGGCGACGCCAAAGCGCCCTGGGAAGGCTGACGAAATTCCCCCTCTCCACGGATGTGGAGAGGGGGGTCAGGGAGGTGAGGTCTGGCCGCTCAGGTCGACGCTTCCTGCGTCTCCTCCGCAGGAGCAGCCTGCGGCGCGCCCTGCGGCCCCATCGGCGCCACGGGGATCCGCAGCGACCCGCCGCCTTGATGCGCGAGCACGCTGATCCCCTTCTGGAAGAAGGCCAGCAGGAACGGGATCTCCCGCGGCGGCGACGTGATGAGCCCCGCCTCCTTCACCGCGCGCGCCACGGCGAGCACGTCCGTCGCGCGGTCGCTCCCCTTGCGCGAGCGCACCGAGATCGCCGCGTCGCGCATCCGCGTCGCCACGATCGTGCGCGCCTCGGGCGAGAAGAAGCGGTCCGTCGCGGCCTCGATCTCCTCCTTCAGCGCCGCGTTCACGGCCTGCGGATCACGCACGCCCTCCGGCCCGAGCCGCTGACCGAGCTTCTGCAGCAGGTCCTCCAGGCTCCCGCGATCGGGCAGCCAGGAACGGAACTCCGGCTCCTCGTGCAGCGTCGCCGACCCCGGCGCGCGTGCCCAGGCGAACTCGCTCGTGATCTCGGCCTCGAGGTCTGCCACCGGGTGCGCCGGCTCGGCCTCGGGGGCGGGCTCGACGAGCTCGCGGCAGCCTTCGAACCCGAGCGGCAGGATCTGCCCCGACGTCGCGTTTTGCTTTCGCGCCGCGGCGATCCGGTGACGCGCCCACTCCACCGGCACGGGCGCCGGCGACACGCCGAGCCCTTCGAGCGCGCGGCTCCGGCCTTCCTTGAGCTGCGAGCCGCTCATCCACGCGCTGCCCGCGTTCAGGATGCCGATCGGCTCCCGCACGATCACCTCGGCCAGGTGGTAACGACCGCTCGCGTCGCGGCTCGTGATCGAGAGGGCCGACGTCCCGCTCCCGTCGGGCGGCAGGAACGTCGCTTCGAGCGCCACCTCGGCTCGCGTGTCCACGCGTGCCACCCGCGGCCGCGTCGGGATCGCCGTCCCGCGCGACTTCAGGATGTTGATCGCGCGACGCGCCGCCTTGCGTGCGGCGCCCGGCGCGTCGTCCGCGTCGGCCACCGCGGCGATCGCCTCCACGTTCGAGGCCGCGAGCCACGCGTCCACGAGCGCGGGGCTCTGCTCGCCTGCCTTGCGCGTGGCCTCTGCGGCCGTCTCCCAGCCTGCCGACAGCTCCGCCGCCTCGAACGCCGGGGCCGCCGCGGCGGCCGGGGCCTCTGCGGCGCCTTCGGCCTTCGCGGGCTGCGTCGGGGCCTTCCCCTTTGCCTGCGCGGCCTTCGCCTTCAGGGCGAGCGCCTCCTTCGCCGTCAGCGCCGGCTTCGGCGCTGCGGCCTTCACGCCGCCGCTCGCCTTCGGGGGCGGCGCGATGATCGTCACGATGTTCGGCTTCGGCGCGGCCGGCTTCGCGGCGGGCGCGGGCGCGGCGGGCTTCGCGGGCGGCGCGGCCGGCTTCGCGGCGGCGGCGGGCGCGGCGGCGCTCGGCGCTTGTTGCGGGCGATCACGCCGCGGGCCTGCGCCCTCCGGCCTCGGGCCGCGGTCCGGCCTCGGGCCGCGGTCCGGCCTCGGGCCTCGGCCTTCCGGACGCGGACCACGCTCCGGGCGTGGACCTCGCGGCGGCCTCTCGCCGCCTTCGGCGCGGGCCTCGCCGGGCGGGCCTGCCGGGCGCGGCGGGCGCGGGCCCATCCCCATTGGCGAGCGTGCGGCGTTGGGGCCCGGGCGCGGGCGCATCCCTTCTTCCTGACGCGGCACGAAATCGCCGCCTGCGTCCCTGCGAGGGCCTCGGGCGGGCGGACGACCGCTGCTCGGCCTCGTGCCGGCGGGCGGGCGTGGCCCGCGCATGTCGATGCGGCGCACGCCTTCGGGCCTTGCGCCTGGGCCGCTCGTGGCGGCGGGCGGCTTCGGCGCGGCGGGCGCGGCGGCGGAGCCCTCGGGCTTCGCCTCCCCGGCCTCTTGCGTGGGCTGGGCCTCCGCAGTCGGGCTGTCGGTGCCGGGCTCGCCCTCGCGCCGCGTGCTCGCCGAGCGGACGATCCTGCGCGTCTTCTTCTCGGGGTTGTCGCTATCGTCCTTGGTGGTCATTTCGAGGCTCCCCTGGGGAATTGGGAATTGCCGTTAAAGGTGGGCAATCGCATCGATTTCGACGGCGGCGCCCTTCGGCAACGCCGACACTTGGATGGTCACGCGTGCGGGCGGCTCTGCCCCCACGACGTCACCGTAGATCCGGTTCACGACCGCAAAATCGCCGAGATCGACGAGCCAGATCGTCGTTCGTACGACGTCGGCCCACGACGCGCCGGCGGCGCGCAGCACTTCTTCGAGGTTCGCGAGCGCTTGCTTCGTTTGCGCCTCGATCCCGCCCGCGACGAGCTCACCCGTCTTCGGATCGATGGGGATCTGGCCGCTGCAGAAGACCATGTTCCCGGCGCGGGTCGCCTGCGAATACGGGCCGATCGCGGCCGGGGCGCGATCCGTGGAAATGATCGTTTTCGGCATCTTCCGTTCCTCCGTTCAGCCGAAGCTCTTCCGGCCCTCGATGGCGCGGCCGAGCGTGACTTGATCGGCGAACTCGAGGTCGCCGCCGTGGGGCACGCCGCTCGCGATACGCGTCACGCGGGCGCCGAGCGCGGCCATCTCGCGCGCCACGAGCAGCGCCGTCGCCTCGCCGTCCACCGACGGCGGCGTCGCCACCAGCACCTCGTTCACGGGCGCCGCCGGGTCCTCGACGATGCGCCGCAGCCGCTCGAGCGGCAGGTCCTCGGCGGAGATCCCGTCGAGCGGCGAGAGCAATCGTCCGAGCACGAAGTATTTCCCCCGCATCACCCCGCTCCGCTCGATCGCCAGCAGGTCCTGCACCCGCGCGACCACGCAGAGCAGCGCCTTGTCGCGGCGCTCGTCACGGCAGATCGCGCAACGCGCGACCTCGCCTGGTTGTGCTCCTTCGGCGAGCTCGGCGATGTTCCCGCAGCGCTCGCAGGGCCTCACGTGGTCGCGGAGCGCGGCGAGCTCGGCGCCGAGATCCCGCGCGACCTCCTCGTCCGCCGTGGCCACGAACAGGGCGAAGCGTTGCGCGGTCTTCTCGCCGACGCCTGGCAGACGCGCGAACAGGTGCGCGACGCGCGTGAGGCGTTCGGGCAGAGACGAGGAGCGCGTGACGTAGGAGTTGGGGCTCCGCGTGGCCACTTACGTGTGCATTCCCGGGATCTTCACGCCTCCCGTGACCTTCGCGATCTCGGCGTCGACGTGCTTGTCGGCCTGCTCGAGCGCTGCGTTCGCCGCGACGGCGACCGCGTCGAGGGCCATCTCCAGGCCTTCGGCGGCGAGGAAGTCCGGATCGATCGAGATCTTTCGGACCTTGCCTT comes from the Polyangium spumosum genome and includes:
- a CDS encoding YbaB/EbfC family nucleoid-associated protein, whose product is MQFRGGMNELVRQAARMQRKIDEAKAKIKDHEISASAASEKVSVTVTCEGKVRKISIDPDFLAAEGLEMALDAVAVAANAALEQADKHVDAEIAKVTGGVKIPGMHT
- the recR gene encoding recombination mediator RecR, whose protein sequence is MATRSPNSYVTRSSSLPERLTRVAHLFARLPGVGEKTAQRFALFVATADEEVARDLGAELAALRDHVRPCERCGNIAELAEGAQPGEVARCAICRDERRDKALLCVVARVQDLLAIERSGVMRGKYFVLGRLLSPLDGISAEDLPLERLRRIVEDPAAPVNEVLVATPPSVDGEATALLVAREMAALGARVTRIASGVPHGGDLEFADQVTLGRAIEGRKSFG
- a CDS encoding RidA family protein encodes the protein MPKTIISTDRAPAAIGPYSQATRAGNMVFCSGQIPIDPKTGELVAGGIEAQTKQALANLEEVLRAAGASWADVVRTTIWLVDLGDFAVVNRIYGDVVGAEPPARVTIQVSALPKGAAVEIDAIAHL